Within the Planifilum fulgidum genome, the region TCCCGAACAGGTAACCGGCCACGTCGACGTTAAACCCGTCGGCGGCGCTGATCAGGACCACGCCGAGGGCGATGCCTCCGGAGAGGACCACCGGTATGGCCAGCTCCTGGTAAGTCCGGTAGAGGCGGCGCAGCTGTTCCACGAACATCGCGCCTCCGACGGAAAAAACCATCCCCACATGGAGAGGGTTCACATGTTGAAAAACGGAGACGTGTTTTTGCAACAACAGCCCGGTGGCCACTCCGGACAAGGTGACGTGGGCCAGGGCGTCCGCGATCAGCGAAAGTCGGCGGACCACCAAAAAGATCCCCACCAGCGGGGAAATCAAGCCGATCATAAGCCCCGCCAACACCGCCCTCCGCATGAAATCGTAACTGAGGATCATCTCCCACATCCCGTTCGCGCTTTTCCGCGCTCCCCCCTTTCCCGAAACGCCAAACTCAAACCCGGATCTCTTCCCCCGAGGCGGGCGGAAAAAGGGGCTGGCTGCATCCATCCCCCGCCGGACGTAGATCCCCCCGGCGGGCGGCAAACTCCCGGGGATCCCCATAAAAGCGGATCCGCCGGTTCAAAAGGGCAATCCGGTCCGCCGCGGCGACCACCGCATCGATGTCGTGGGTGATCAGCAGAATCGACAGTCCCTCTTCCCGGTGGAGCCGACGGAGCAGGCGGTAAAAACGCTCCACCGATTCCTCGTCGACCCCCACCGTCGGTTCGTCCAGAATCAACAGGTCGGGACGGCTCACCAGCGCCCGGGCGATGAAGGCGCGCTGCTGCTGCCCGCCGGACAGGCGGCCGATGTTGGCCCCGGCGATGTCGGACAATCCCAGCCGCTCCAGGGTCTCCCGGATCAAGGCCCGCTCCTTGGCCCCGATCCGTCGGAACAGGCCGAGCTTGCCGGTGAGGCCGCTGGCCACCACCTCGTATACCGTCGCCGGGAACCCCAGGTTAAAGCTGTTGGATTTTTGGGACACATACCCGATCCGGTGCCACTTGCGAAACTTCTCCACCGGCTCGCCGAACAGATATACTCTTCCCGCGTCCGGCGACAGACGGCCGAGAGCCAACCGGACGAGGGTCGATTTTCCCGATCCGTTCGGTCCGATCAAGCCGAGAAACTCCCCGGCCGCCACCTCCAGATCGACTCCTTCCAGAACCGGTTGGCGGTCGTAGGAAAAGGAAACCCCGGACAGGCGAAGAACCACTTCGCTCATGGCACACCCCTTCTTCCTGAAAAGGAGAAAACGGATTGAATCCGATTCATCTCTTCTGCTCCGGTTCAAAAAAACCGATCATAAAAACGGTCATGGGATATTATAGCCCAAGACCGCCGCTTTGTAAATCGGAATCAATACGTTTTATCACCAATCCTTCACCCACCAATCCTTCACCAACAAAAAATCGAGCTCTCCCCATGAGAGCTCGATTCGTTTCACAGGGATGGTGCGCCCGAGAGGACTCGAACCTCCGACACGCGGTTTAGGAAACCGCTGCTCTATCCAGCTGAGCTACGGGCGCGCGTTATGGGGCCCAAAGCATTTTTCCGTATTAGCTATATGCGCTCGCGGCCTCGTTGTTGACACGCATTCCTCCGCCGAAAACAGGCGGACAAGTTCGTCCGTATTGTAACACGGGAAGGGACTAACAGTCAAATCATGCCGGTCCACCTGCCACCAAGGCGATTCTCCCTTCAACAGCGATTCCATGCCACAATTTTCCTTAAGACAAAGAAACGCGGTATTCCCGGCGCGCCCGAAACCGCTGTGGATATCACCCTGCCCCAATCTTTTCCCGCATTCTTTCCGCTCCGCTGGAGATGGTATAAAATGACTGCAGGGGGGATCCATTTTGAAGGACATCATTACAGGTTCAACGTGTATCCTCTCAGCGGCCATTCTTATCGGTTTCGGTTATTTAAAATTCAAGGGTCCTTTTATTGATCTTATTTACTTGGCGATCATTTTTTTATTTATCGCCAACGGACTTTTTCTTTTGTATAAAGGCTATGATGAATAGCATATGGCCTGCGTGCGGCCGTCCAAAACAAAAGGGGATGATCACCGTCTCCGGAGAATGCAGAACCTTTATCTTCGCGGCTTGCAGCAATTTGCGGTCATGAGTCAAAAAACGCCCGACCCAGCGCTCCTCCTGCCCAAGCGCCGATCAAACCCGCCGCCACACTGCCCGTCGCATAGAAAAGAGCCGGCAGGTGCTGATTCTGTTCGATCAGGCGGAGGGTCTCCACGCTGAAGGTTGAAAAGGTGGTAAAAGAGCCCAGGAAGCCGACGGTCAAGGCGGACATGACCTGCGGCGTGAGCGAAGAGGCGCCTCCGGCCAGCAACCCCAGGAGGAAAGAGCCGGTGATGTTGATGACAAAGGTGGCCACCGGAAAAGCGGAGGCACCGACGGTTCCGGACAGCCAGGAACCGATGAGAAACCGCGCGATTGCACCGCAAAAGCCTCCGATGCCGATCCACAAAATCGGTTTCACAACTTCCTCTCCCTTCAAATGCCGGACGGATCACGCATCATCCCGCCCCCACGCGCCCCGCTGGGCTCCATTATACTCCATCCGTCAACGCGCCCACAAAAAAGCCTCTCCGAAGAGAGGCGACAAAGAATCGGGGTAATCCACCGCCTTCAGCGGATCACCACGCCGTACTCCCTCATCCAGGCATCCAGCTGGATGAAATAGGCAAACAACTGGGGCACGTTCATCAGCTGGCCGAACCACGGGAGATGCAGCTGCCCGAGATCCCTGCGATCGGCGAAGCGGCGGATTTCCTCCACATGAAGGATCTCCCGGAGGGGAGAGGACGGATCCTCGATCCGGCGCAAGGCCTCGCTTCGCACCGCTTCCAGATACGCGGGATTGTGGGTTTTCGGAAAAGGGCTTTTGCGCCGCATCCGCACATCCTCCGGAAGCAGATCCGACACGGCCCGCCGCAGCAGCCCCTTTTCCCGCCCGTCGCAGCTCTTCATCGACCAGGGCACGTTCCACACGTATTCCACCAGGCGATGATCGCAGAAGGGCACCCGCACCTCCAGACCGAACGCCATGCTCATCCGGTCCTTCCGGTCCAGCAGGACCGGCATCCAACGGGTCAGGCAGAGATAAAACAGCTCGCGCATCCTCGCTTCCCGCGGCGCCTCCCCCGGCAATCGCGGAACCTCCTCCAGGGCTTCCCGGTAACGGTCCGCCACGTACTCCTCCGCCCGAATCCGGGAAACCACTTCCGGTGAGAAGAAGCGGATTCGCTCCCGGATCAGCCGGGACCAGGGAAAGGTGTCCGCCCAAATCAGTTCTTCCCGGTGGAACCAGGGATACCCCCCGAAGACCTCATCGGCGCACTCGCCGGAAAGGATCACCGTCACCTCTTTTTTGATCTCCCGGCTGAAGAGATACAGGGATGAGTCCACATCGGTCATCCCCGGGAGATCCCGGGCCCGCATGGCGGGAATCAGCGCGGAAGCCAGCTCTTCCGTGTCGATGATGACCTTGTGGTGGACGGAACCGAGATACTCCGCCATCCGCTGCACCCAGGGGGCATCGGATTGGGGTTGAAACTCGTTGGGGCGGAAATATTTTTCATTTCCGGCGTAATCGACGGAAAAGGTGTGGAGCGGCCCTTTTCCCTCCTCTTGGAACACCTTGGCCACGGCCGCGGAAATGGAGCTGGAATCCAATCCGCCGGAGAGCATCGTCCCCACCGGCACATCGGAAACCAATTGGCGGCGGACCGAGTCCTGAAACAGCGCCCGCACCCGCTCCACGGTGGTGTCCAGATCCTCCGAGTGGTCACGGCTGACCAGCTTCCAGTAGGCTTGAACCCGCAGACCGCTTCGGTCAAAGCGCAGCCAGCACCCCGGCCGCAGCTCCTCCACCCCGCGGAAAACCCCGTGGCCGGGCGTCCTTCCCGGCCCCAACACCAAAACCTCCGCCAGCCCCTCCTCATCCACTTCCGGACGGACCGAGGGGTGGGCCAAGAGCGCCTTCAGTTCCGAACCGAAAACGAGTCCCTCACCCCTGCGGGCGAAAAACAGGGGTTTCACCCCGATCCGGTCCCGGGCGGCGAACAGGGACTGGGACGCCTCATCCCAGATGGCAAAGGCGAAGATCCCGTTGAGATGCCGGGGGCAGTCTTCCCCCCACTCTGCATAGGCGGCCAAAATCAACTCGGTATCGGAACGGGAGGTCAGCACGTGTCCCCGCGTCTCCAATTCCCTGCGCAATTCGGGCATGTTGTACAATTCACCGTTGTAGGTGATCACATAGGTCCGGCCGCCGTAGCGGCGAACCATCGGCTGCGCTCCTCCCTCGGGGTCGATCACCACCAGCCGCCGGTGGACCAGCGCCGCGTGTTTGGACAGCCAAACGCCCTCGTCATCCGGTCCCCGACAGGCCATGGCTTGGTTCATTTTCTTCAGGACGGAGCGCTCCCGGCTCACAGGTCTCCCCCAGTCGATCCAGCCTGCGATTCCGCACATGGACACCAACCTCCCATCCGCCAAATCCTTGTATCCACATGTTCCCTTCTGGGCCCGCGCCTTTATATCCTATGATGCAGATGGGATTTTGTGCCTGTTTGCGGCAGGTTGTACCCGAAAATCCTCGTCAAACCCCGCCTTTGAGGGGCGGACCGGGCGCATCGGTTATTGGTCTCAGCAGCCTGAGTCGCCTTCCGGTCATCGGATGGGTGCTCGTTTCAATCCTCTTTACTGAGGTGTTCTTATTGTGACTGAAAAGGAATGCATGGAATTCCGAAGAATGGTCTTTGTTTCAATCCTTTTTACTGAGGTGTTCTTATTGTGACTTGGCCTGGTCAAACGGCAGCCCATTGGTTTCGTAAACAGTTTCAATCCTCTTTACTGAGGTGTTCTTATTGTGACTGAAAAGGAATGCATGGAATTCCGAAGAATGGTCTTTGTTTCAATCCTTTTTACTGAGGTGTTCTTATTGTGACTTGGCCTGGTCAAACGGCAGCCCATTGGTTTCGTAAACAGTTTCAATCCTCTTTACTGAGGTGTTCTTATTGTGACATATTATGGGAAAAATAAGGCCTAGGGTGACAAAGGTGTTTCAATCCTCTTTACTGAGGTGTTCTTATTGTGACTGCCTCCTCTAAGTTTAAGCCGGGCGTGGTCGATAAGGTTTCAATCCTCTTTACTGAGGTGTTCTTATTGTGACTGGAGCTATATGCGCGCTTCGACGCTTCGCCGAATGGAAAGTTTCAATCCTCTTTACTGAGGTGTTCTTATTGTGACTGCCTCCTCTAAGTTTAAGCCGGGCGTGGTCGATAAGGTTTCAATCCTCTTTACTGAGGTGTTCTTATTGTGACTGGAGCTATATGCGCGCTTCGACGCTTCGCCGAATGGAAAGTTTCAATCCTCTTTACTGAGGTGTTCTTATTGTGACGACTGGCAAGCCCTGTGCGAAAGCCTGAAGGCAAACCGTTTCAATCCTCTTTACTGAGGTGTTCTTATTGTGACAGCGGGCGCTGGATCCCTTGACGTGTCTGAACTTCTACGCTCTTTTGCGAACACCTCCTTCATTTAACCAATTTCTGGGGAATCCGGCCTCTGCATCGAATGTTGCAAAAGACCATTTTCCTTGATTTGATGCGGGTTTCCGCGTTTGCGAACACCTCCGGGGTTTTTGCCGAAGCTCCCGGTGTTCGCAAACGGAATCCCCCTACAAACCGTCATAGGCAACCGGTTCCCAATCTCCCCATTGCCCGTTATTTCAATCCCTCATAGGTAACCAACAAACCAAAGCATCCCCGGGGAGGGCCCGGGAAGCATCCGGGTTTCAATCCCTCATAGGTAACCTACAAACCTCCTCGGGTTCCCAATTCCAAGCATAAAATGTAGACTGTTTCAATCCCTCATAGGTAACCTACAAACAGGAGCTTTGGAGGTGTTGGATCAGGAAGATGTTCGTGTTTCAATCCCTCATAGGTAACCTACAAACCTTCTCAAGTTGACGTGGTCCCTCAGTCTCGTTGTGTTTCAATCCCTCATAGGTAACCTACAAACAGAAGTATTTGAAGGAAAAATACGAAGGGGTAACGGTGTTTCAATCCCTCATAGGTAACCTACAAACCGTTCTGACTCCATTTTAGCACGTTACGATAAACGTAGTTTCAATCCCTCATAGGTAACCTACAAACCCTGAAAAAGCCTGTCAGATTCATCATCTACATATGTACACTATATCCTTTGGAAATAATTTCGTCAATTGAGAAAATGGCTGTTTCCCTTCGTTCGCTTGACTTTTAAGGAATTGTAAGAAAATGGAAGTGTCGTCGACCCCCAGGGGTTTTTGCATGATCGGGGGTCGACGACACCTCAAAAAGGCCGGGGTTATTCCCCGCCTAATTCAAGTTCATACTCAAATTCATGAAGTGACGCGTTGTATATGTATTCGAAAATATCTTGTTCTTTTTCCTTAAACTTTGCCCCACACCCATTCGTGCGGCGTCCCAATCCGTCATTAGTATGCTCCAACGAATCAAAAAATTGCTTTGGGACCTGCTTACCAGGATTACAACCTTGTTTTTTTGTAAAACCGACGGATCGCCATACAATCTTGATCACTTTTCTCAAGCGTTTGGTCACTTCGATCTACGACACACCCATGCAACACTTTTGCTTCAACAGGGTGAGCACTCCACAATCACCATTACGATGGATTTGTATCGTCACGTTTCGCCGTAACATGCAAAAAGAAGCCGCCCAGAGACTGGACGACTTCTTTTGGAAATAGGGAACGATCACTTTAGTGGGGGAAAGGTTTGCAATTTGTTTGCAATCCCTTTGTTTCCCGCTTTCCAAGGGTGTCCCTGGAAAGCGGGAGTCCTTGATATACTTGGCGGAGAGGGTGGGATTCGAACCCACGGAGGGCGTGAAGCCCTCGGCGGTTTTCAAGACCGCTGCCTTAAACCACTCGACCACCTCTCCACGGATCACTGTGATATTATACACGGTTTCCTAAAAAAGTCAAGGCCCGCCGCAGCTTCCCCGATCAAGCCGCGGCGGGTTTTAAAGCGGCAAACCCGGCATCTGAATACGGCCTTCCTTCCTCAATCGGAGGGGATCCGCTCCATGCCGCCCATATAGGGGCGAAGCACCTCCGGAATGAGGATGCTGCCGTCTTCCTGCTGAAAGTTTTCCATGATGGCGGCCACGGTCCGGCCGATGGCCAGACCCGATCCGTTCAGGGTGTGGACAAATTCCGGCTTGGCCTTCGGTTCCCTGCGGAAACGGATGTTGGCGCGCCGGGCCTGGAAATCCTCGAAATTGCTGCAGGAGGAGATTTCCCGGTAGGTTCCGTAGCTGGGCATCCACACCTCCAGGTCGTATTTCTTGCTCTGGGCGAAGCCGATGTCCGCGGTGCACATCAGCACCACCCGGTAGGGAAGCTTAAGCTGCTGCAGCACCGCCTCCGCATCCTTTACTAGCGCTTCCAATTCGTCGTAGGAGTCCTCGGGCCTCACCAGCTTCACCAACTCCACCTTGTTAAACTGGTGGAGGCGGATCAGACCCCGGGTATCCCGGCCGGCGGCCCCGGCCTCGGAACGGAAACAGGCGCTGAAGGCGACGTACTTTTTGGGCAGTTCCTCCGCCGACAGGATTTCCCCCCGGTGGTAGTTGGTCACGGGGACCTCCGCCGTCGGGATCAGATAGTAGTCGCTGTCGGCGACGGCAAAGGAATCCTCGGCAAACTTGGGGAGCTGACCGGTTCCGATCATGCTGTCGCGCCCCACGAGATATGGCGGGATCATTTCCGTGTAGCCGTGTTTCTCGACGTGCAGGTCGAGCATGAAGTTCATCAGGGCCCGTTCCAGACGGGCTCCGGCCCCCTTGTAAAAGACGAAGCGGGAACCGGCCACCCGGCTGGCCCGTTCAAAGTCCAGAAGGTCCAGCTCCCGGGCCAATTCCCAGTGGGGTTTCGGTTCGAAGGAAAACTTCGGAATCTCCCCCCAATGGCGGACGGGAACGTTGTCCTCCTCGGAATCGCCGACGGGAACGCTCTCGTGGGGAATGTTGGGCAGGGTGAGGAGGACGGATTCCAACTCCTGCTCCACTTGGCGCAGCTCCTGGTCCAGTTCCTTGATCCGTTCCCCCACTTGGCGCATTTCCGCGATCTCCCGGGAGGCGTCCTCCTTCTGCTTCTTTTTCCGGGCGATCTCCTTGGACACGGTGTTGCGCTTGTTTTTCAGCTGCTCGCTCTCCTGGAGCAGTTCGCGCCGCCGCCGGTCCAAACCGGCGAAATCATCCAAGCCGCTGATGTCTTCTCCACGGTGTTTCAGCTTTTCCCGCACTTCATCCAGGCGGTTTCGCAGCAACTTCACATCCAGCATGGCGATCCCTCCTTCAAACAATAAAGCCTTCCGCCATCAAAGGGACGGAAGGCCCGCGTTGCCACCCTTTTTGACCGGGAAAACACATCCCCGATCCACCTCTGGACGGGATAACGGCCGTCGATCCGGTCGACGCTTCTGCGGCTTCCGCCGCTTTCGCGCACGGCTCCGAGAGGGATTCCCCGGAGGAGCGGGACGGTTTGCACCGACCACCGTCTCTCTGCCGCCGCCCTCTTCCGGGTACTGGTTCTCATCCTCGCCTTTGAAATATGTCTCTCCTTTTCATTGTATCCCGGACAAAGCCGGGAAAAACCCGTTTTCCAAGCCTGTCCCGCCTTCAGACCCGGACGGCGGACGCTTCCCGAACCATCTCGACGAAGAAGGCGTGCATCCGGACGTCCTCCGTCAGTTCCGGATGGAAGGCGGAAGCCAGCAGGTGACCCTGCCGCGCAGCCACAATCTTGTCATCGATCCGGGCCAGCACGTCCACACCAGGGCCCACTTCGGTGATGTAAGGGGCCCGGATGAAAACGGCCCGGAAATCGTCGGCCACCCCGGCCACGGGAAGATCCGTTTCGAAGCTTTCCCGCTGCCGGCCGAAGGCGTTGCGTCGAACCGTGATGTCCATGAGCGCCAGGTGAGCCGATTCCGCCCCCTCGATCCGCTTGGCCAGCAGGATGAGGCCGGCGCAGGTTCCGAACAGGGGCTTGCCGGAGGCGGCCATCTCCCGAATCGGCTCAGACAGGCCGTATTGATGCATCAGCTTGCCGATTGTCGTCGATTCGCCGCCGGGGATGACCAACCCGTCCAGACCGGCCAGCTGTTCGGGCCGCTTCACCGCGGTCGCCTCCGCCCCCGCACGCTCCAGCATGCGGAGGTGTTCCCGAACGGCCCCCTGCAGCGCGAGCACGCCAATCTTCATGGGGTCATTCCTCCCATTACCAACCCCGCTCCTGCATCCGTTCCGCTTCGGCGAGGGTGGAAATATCGATTCCCGGCATCGCCGAGCCCAAACCCTTGGACAGCTTGGCGATCAGGTCGAAATCTTCGTAGTGGGTCGTCGCTTGGACGATGGCCTTCGCGTATTTTTCCGGGTTCTCGGATTTGAAGATCCCCGAGCCGACAAACACGCCGTCGGCGCCCAAGTGCATCATGAGCGCGGCATCCGCCGGAGTGGCGATTCCGCCGGCGGCAAAGTTGACCACGGGGAGCCGGCCGGTCTCATGCACCTGCAACAGCAGATCGTAAGGCGCCCCCAGTTTTTTCGCTTCGGCCATCAGTTCGTCCCGGGACATGGACTGCACCTTGCGGATTTGGGACATCATCATGCGCATGTGACGAACCGCCTCGACCACGTTGCCCGTTCCCGGTTCTCCCTTGATCCGGATCATCGAAGCTCCTTCCCCGATCCGGCGCAGGGCCTCGCCCAGATCCCGGGCGCCGCAGACGAAGGGCACCGTAAATTGCTTCTTGTCGATGTGGTACACTTCGTCGGCGGGAGTGAGCACTTCGCTCTCGTCGATGTAGTCCACCCCCAGGGCCTCCAGGACGCGGGCTTCGACAAAGTGGCCGATCCGCACCTTGGCCATCACCGGGATGCTGACCGCGTTCATCACTTCCTCGATCACGCGGGGATCAGCCATCCGGGCCACGCCGCCGGCGGCGCGGATATCCGCCGGAACCCGCTCCAGGGCCATGACAGCGACGGCTCCCGCTTCCTCGGCGATTTTCGCCTGCTCCGCGTTGACGACGTCCATGATGACGCCGCCCTTCTGCATTTCCGCCATTCCCCGCTTGACTCGATCGGTTCCCGTCTCATATGCCTTTTCGGCACCGGAAACGGTGCCGTTCCTCGTTTCGACCTTAGCGGACATCGCTCCATCCTCCCGTCTCTCGAGCAAATGGATTCCCCA harbors:
- a CDS encoding metal ABC transporter ATP-binding protein produces the protein MSEVVLRLSGVSFSYDRQPVLEGVDLEVAAGEFLGLIGPNGSGKSTLVRLALGRLSPDAGRVYLFGEPVEKFRKWHRIGYVSQKSNSFNLGFPATVYEVVASGLTGKLGLFRRIGAKERALIRETLERLGLSDIAGANIGRLSGGQQQRAFIARALVSRPDLLILDEPTVGVDEESVERFYRLLRRLHREEGLSILLITHDIDAVVAAADRIALLNRRIRFYGDPREFAARRGDLRPAGDGCSQPLFPPASGEEIRV
- the pdxT gene encoding pyridoxal 5'-phosphate synthase glutaminase subunit PdxT — protein: MKIGVLALQGAVREHLRMLERAGAEATAVKRPEQLAGLDGLVIPGGESTTIGKLMHQYGLSEPIREMAASGKPLFGTCAGLILLAKRIEGAESAHLALMDITVRRNAFGRQRESFETDLPVAGVADDFRAVFIRAPYITEVGPGVDVLARIDDKIVAARQGHLLASAFHPELTEDVRMHAFFVEMVREASAVRV
- the pdxS gene encoding pyridoxal 5'-phosphate synthase lyase subunit PdxS — protein: MSAKVETRNGTVSGAEKAYETGTDRVKRGMAEMQKGGVIMDVVNAEQAKIAEEAGAVAVMALERVPADIRAAGGVARMADPRVIEEVMNAVSIPVMAKVRIGHFVEARVLEALGVDYIDESEVLTPADEVYHIDKKQFTVPFVCGARDLGEALRRIGEGASMIRIKGEPGTGNVVEAVRHMRMMMSQIRKVQSMSRDELMAEAKKLGAPYDLLLQVHETGRLPVVNFAAGGIATPADAALMMHLGADGVFVGSGIFKSENPEKYAKAIVQATTHYEDFDLIAKLSKGLGSAMPGIDISTLAEAERMQERGW
- the asnB gene encoding asparagine synthase (glutamine-hydrolyzing), which produces MCGIAGWIDWGRPVSRERSVLKKMNQAMACRGPDDEGVWLSKHAALVHRRLVVIDPEGGAQPMVRRYGGRTYVITYNGELYNMPELRRELETRGHVLTSRSDTELILAAYAEWGEDCPRHLNGIFAFAIWDEASQSLFAARDRIGVKPLFFARRGEGLVFGSELKALLAHPSVRPEVDEEGLAEVLVLGPGRTPGHGVFRGVEELRPGCWLRFDRSGLRVQAYWKLVSRDHSEDLDTTVERVRALFQDSVRRQLVSDVPVGTMLSGGLDSSSISAAVAKVFQEEGKGPLHTFSVDYAGNEKYFRPNEFQPQSDAPWVQRMAEYLGSVHHKVIIDTEELASALIPAMRARDLPGMTDVDSSLYLFSREIKKEVTVILSGECADEVFGGYPWFHREELIWADTFPWSRLIRERIRFFSPEVVSRIRAEEYVADRYREALEEVPRLPGEAPREARMRELFYLCLTRWMPVLLDRKDRMSMAFGLEVRVPFCDHRLVEYVWNVPWSMKSCDGREKGLLRRAVSDLLPEDVRMRRKSPFPKTHNPAYLEAVRSEALRRIEDPSSPLREILHVEEIRRFADRRDLGQLHLPWFGQLMNVPQLFAYFIQLDAWMREYGVVIR
- the serS gene encoding serine--tRNA ligase — protein: MLDVKLLRNRLDEVREKLKHRGEDISGLDDFAGLDRRRRELLQESEQLKNKRNTVSKEIARKKKQKEDASREIAEMRQVGERIKELDQELRQVEQELESVLLTLPNIPHESVPVGDSEEDNVPVRHWGEIPKFSFEPKPHWELARELDLLDFERASRVAGSRFVFYKGAGARLERALMNFMLDLHVEKHGYTEMIPPYLVGRDSMIGTGQLPKFAEDSFAVADSDYYLIPTAEVPVTNYHRGEILSAEELPKKYVAFSACFRSEAGAAGRDTRGLIRLHQFNKVELVKLVRPEDSYDELEALVKDAEAVLQQLKLPYRVVLMCTADIGFAQSKKYDLEVWMPSYGTYREISSCSNFEDFQARRANIRFRREPKAKPEFVHTLNGSGLAIGRTVAAIMENFQQEDGSILIPEVLRPYMGGMERIPSD
- the crcB gene encoding fluoride efflux transporter CrcB, translating into MKPILWIGIGGFCGAIARFLIGSWLSGTVGASAFPVATFVINITGSFLLGLLAGGASSLTPQVMSALTVGFLGSFTTFSTFSVETLRLIEQNQHLPALFYATGSVAAGLIGAWAGGALGRAFFDS